TTTCCATAAACACTGCAACGATTTTAACTTTACCAACATCGGAGATATTCACGATTTTAGCAGATAATCTAAACTCTATTCCATTAACAGTCCTTAATTTAAGCTTATCTTCGCTAAAATCCATCCTAAACAATTCTTCTACCTTAACCTTCTTACCGAAATACTCGACTATAATGTTTTTCCTAAGTTTACCAATATATTCCATTCCCAATTCTTTAGATTCCTTCATAATTTTCTTTGTCGTTACAAAAGTGTCTCCTACGACCGTCCCGATATCTATATGAGTTAAGAATCTAATAATTTCGATGAATATGTCTGTGGATTTTTTGTCCAAGTGGTTTTATTGTAGTGTAAATCGAATATATCCCTTTTTCGTGATAAATACAGCAGTTTATCTGCTCTTGATATGGTTTGCTATGTCTTTCGATGTAGTTATATCGAATATTGCAACCATAACCTTTTTACTCCATCTCCTTAGTAGCGTTGAATCGATTATTGCAGTGTATTTAAATCTATTGTCATCAAAAATATCGGGAAGGTTGGATAGTTGAGTATACAAACAAAACTCATTTTCTGATAGTTTTTGTAGGTTTTTAACGATAGTCGTTCTGTGAATTCCCGAGACATACTCTGAAAATGCTTTGATAGTTTTTATTGGCGTTAGTGTTCTAACCTGTGCGAACTTAGATAACTCCTCCGAACAGTTAAATCCTAAACTATTTATAGAATTAGTGAGTATATTATTAAGTGCTGCTAGCATGGAGGTTTCACCGTTTTTTAACGAGTTATTCAAGCACTACATATTTCTATTTTTGGTTTAAAGTTAATATTGTTAAATCACACTATCAGTAATTATTGAAGGAAATGTTGAGAGGGTTAAATACATTGGTTATAAAATGACCTCTGGAAAAATCATAATCAACGGAAATGTTGGAATCCAGTTAGGTTCTGAGATGAAAGGAGGAGAGATAATTGTTAATGGAAATGCTGGAAATTGGGTTGGAAGGGAAATGAAAGGCGGATTAATAAAAATTAATGGAAACGCTGGGGACTATGTCGGTTCTGCTTATAGAGGAAGTTGGCACGGAATGAAAGGGGGAAAATTATTGTTGAAGGAAACGCTGGGAATAATATTGGAGGAGGTTTATCTGGCGGAGAAATTATCATAAAAGGCAATGTTGGGCAGTTTTGCGGTATTAGGCAAAATGGTGGGTTCATATACATTGGGGGAAACGCAGAAAGGGCTGTTGGGGTAGAGATGTCAAAAGGAGATATTGTTGTTTGTGGAAGAATAAGGTTCTTTGCCCCAGGATTTGAGTTTGCTAATGAAGAGGTTGATATAAACATCAATGGAATGCAAATTAACGGAGAATTCCTTAAATTTGTTGGAGATTATGCAATAAAAAGAAATCCAAAAGGAAAACTCTACGCTTTAAAAGAAAAAAACCTTGGATTGATAGAGCCTGAGTTGTATGAATGCTATGAAGGTTACAGATATGATGGAGGAATTAAAGCCCTCCTTAACACAGGAAGCACCGTTGTGCAAGGGGAAATTATCAAAGGAGGAAAGAAGTTTACTGAAAAATATGTTAAAGAGTGTGCTGTCTGCTATATCCACCCAAAAGACTATGTCCACCTTGGAGAGCCAGAGTATGTGAATGTAATTAGCGAAGATAAGAAATCATGCATAACACTAAAAGCCATTCCTGATGATTCTCTCCAAGAGGGAACCGTCTTTATTCCAAGGTCTATTTGGGCTAATATTGTTATTGGCTCATACACAGAATCAATGGGTTCTCCACTCTATAAGGGGTGTTATGTATATGTTGAGCCAGTTAAAGAAAAAGCTGAGATACTAACCGCTGAAGAGATTATGAAAAAGATATATGGGTGAGAGTTATGGCTATGAAAGTTTTTAGGGGCATAACTTGTCCTGTCTGTGGGATGGCGTGTGATGATATAGAAGTTTGGTATGATGAAGAAAAGCAAGAGATAATTGCAAGGAATGTGTGTAGGGAAGGAGCACCAAAGTTTCAAGAAGTTGTAAGTCCACACAGAATAAGAGAACCAATGATAAAGAAAAATGGGGAGTTTATTAAAGTTAGTTGGGAAGAAGCAATAAATAAAGCAGCAGAGATCTTAGGCAATGCAAAAAGACCACTCTTATTTATGGGTGCTGAGACATCAGCAGAGGCACATATCGTTGGATTGCACATGGCTGAATATCTTGGAGGAGTTGCTGATTCAAACTCAACAATATGACACGGGCCAACATTAATGGGGATTCAAGAGGCTGGACTTCCTGGCTGCACCGCTGGAGAGGTTAAGAATAGGGCTGATTTAATAATCTTCTGGGGATGTAACCCAATGCACTCCCACCCAAGACACATGAGCAGATATTCAGTCTTTGCAAGAGGTTATTGGACTGAGAGAGGAAGAAAGGACAGAAAAATAGTTGTTGTTGACCCAAGAAAAACAGATACTGCAAAGTTGGCAGATTTACATGTTCAATTAAAACCAAACACTGATTATGAGTTATTCTCTGCTTTACTAACAATATTGAGGGGTAAAAAGCCCCACCACAGCGTTGAGAAGATAACTGGAGTGCCAATTGAAGTTATGGAAGAGATGGTTGAGTGGATGAAAAATGCAAAGTTTGTAAAGATTTATGGAGGCTTAGGGTTACCAGCATCAAGAGGAGGGTATAGGAATATAGAAATTATATTGACATTAGTTAGAGAGTTAAACAAATACACAAAGTGTGCTATAGGAGCTTTGAGAGGGCACTGCAACGTCAATGGATTTAACCAAGTTGCTTCATACATGTATGGCTATCCTTACGGTATAGATTTCGCGAGAGGTTATCCAAGATACAACCCTGGAGAGTTTACGTTTGCTGATGTGTTAAGAGAGAGGGAGATTGATGCTATCTTAGTAGTTGCAGCAGATATAGTAGCCCACACACCAAGAGATTGTGCAAAGTATTTAAATGAGATTCCAATGGTTTGCATCGACATTGCTCCCGGTCCAACACCTTACGCTTCAGATGTTATCTTACCAGGAGTTATTGATGGAATGGAGTGTGGATCTACTTTCTATAGATTTGATGGTTTCCCAATATATGCAAAGCCATTCACAACATCACCATTCCCATTCACAAAGAGCAATGAAGACACCTTAAGGCAGATATTTGAAAAAGTTAAGGAGATTAAAGAAGGAAAGAAAAACTAAAATTTGAGCCAGGAAGTCCAGCCTCAAGAAACGTCTTTAGGATACGCCGAACCCTTCAAGGGAGGCGTATCCACTTTATTATTTTTTTATAAGGTTTAGTAACTAATTTTAATTAATATTTTGAACAAAAATAACTATTTATAATTACGGTGATGTTATGATTTCACTCAAAGAAGCAGAAAAAATTTTAGGCAAATTTCATTTTAATAAAACCGGATATATTAAAATAGAGGAATCTTATGGCAGAGTTTTAGCAGAGGATATAAGAAGCAATATAGACATCCCAAGGTTTGATAGGAGTGATATTGATGGTTATGCAGTTACTGAACTTTTAGATGAGTATATTTTAATTGATGAAGTTTTTGCTGGAGATAATAAAAATTTGGAAATAAAAGGAAACGAATGTGTTTCAGTTGCTACGGGTGGGAAGGTTCCAAAGAACACAAAATATATAATTCCCATTGAAAATACAGTAAGAGTTGGAAATAAAATAGTTGTTGTAAGTTTTGATAGAATTGAAGGAATTTCAAAAAAAGGATGTGATGTTAAAAAAGGAGATATTGTTTTAAAAAAAGGAACTTTGATAAATGAAAGGAATATTGGGGTTTTAGCAGGATTGGGAATTGATGAAGTAAAGGTTTATAAAACTCCAAAAGTTGGGATTATTTCAACTGGAAATGAGTTATTTAAGATGACTAAGGATGTAAACTCAAAAACAATTGCAGAGGTTGTAAAAAAAGCAAAGTGTGAGCCGATATTTTTAGGGCTCGTTAGGGATGAATTTGACATTATAAGGGAGAAAATAATTAAAGCATCAAAAAAATGTGATATTATTGTAACCTCTGGTGGAGTCTCTGTTGGAGAAAGGGATTTTCTTCCAAAAGTTGTGGATGATTTGGGAAAGATATTATTCCATAAGATTAAGATGCGTCCAGGGATGCCAATGCTATTTGGGAAAATAAATAAAAAACCCATTTTCTGTATGCCTGGTAATGTGGTGTCTTGCTTAATTTGTAGTTATGTGTTTTTACTTCCTTTTTTGATGAGAATGACGCATAGAACCTACAAAAGAAGAATTATTAAGGCAAAGTTGTCTGAAAAAATAACATCCGAACCAGATTTCTTATACCTAAGGCCTGTAAAATTAAAAAATGGCATCGCCTATCCAATATTTAAGGGCTCAAACATAATCACCTCAATATTAGATGCAGATGGACTTGCTATAATAAAAGAACATGAACTAAAAAAGAATGAGGGAGATACTGTGCAGGTTTGGATTTTTTGAATAAATTTAATCATCTATGTTATTTTTTGAACATTCCAAGAATTCGTTAATCGCTTCCTCTACAGTATTTTCTTCTGTTTTCACCACTCTTGCATATTTATTTCTCAATGCATTGTAGGAGCCCATGCCAATATCTTTCACAATAACAACATCAACATCATTGTCTATTAAAAAGTTGGCTGTTTCAATACCCTTCTTCTTTTCCAAATTCTTAGCAGGATTTTCTTTTATAAATGAGTTTGTTATTTTTCCATCAGATACATCAACGAACATAAAATAAGGGGAAAAGGCAAATTTCTTATTTATTTTTGATTTGAATCGATCTTTATCTGCACTTTCTATTGGAACAGCAATTCTAATTTTTTTCATTTTAATTGGATCGATATGAATGGTTATTGAATCAATATTCTTAATGTTTTCCCTTATCTTATCTACAACGTCATCAGAAATTCTATGTGCCTCTTTAAATGATAGATTCTCATCAACCTCAATGTGCATCTCACAAAACATAAATGGCCCTGCTTTTCTTGCCTTTAGGTTATGGACTCCTTCAACACCCTTAACATCCAATACTGTTTTCCTTATTTCCTCTACAACCTCCTCATCACAAAAATCCATCAACATTAAAATATCCGTCTTCATTAAATTTATTCCCAATAGAATTACAGCAATACTTATAATTGCCCCCACAATTGGTTCTATTATTGTAAATCCAAAATAAGAACTAATTATTGCAATTAATGCTGCTATTGATGTGTAAAAATCAACCAATGAATGTTGTCCCTCTCCCATAAGTGCTTGGGAATGTATTTCCCTGCCCACTTTTTCCTTATATTTGTATAAGTAATAGACAACTGCCAAAGATATTAATAATGCCAATACTGCTGCAAAAGGATGAGATATTGTTGTTGGATTAGTTATTCTCTCAATAGATTCCCTAAGTGTTTCAATTCCAGTAACGAATATCAAAAAGGAAACAGCCAATGATGCTAATGTCTCTGCCCTATAGTATCCATAAGGAAACCTCTCATTTGGATCTTTTTGAGCAAATTTCAACCCTATATAAACCGCAATCGGACCTAAAACGTCTGAAAATGAGTGCAGAGCATCAGCCATAAGTGCAATACTTCCAGATATGTATCCAACCACCCCCTTTAATAATGCAATGGCAAAGGTTAGTATGGCACTTACTACTGCCACTCGTTCCCCTTTTTTAAGGTCTATGACTTTGTTCATATTCCAAAACCTCTTGTAAAGATTTTATAAATACCTTATCAATGAATCGGTATCATTAAAAACTATTGGATAATCAATCTTAGGCCTTTCAACAACTACTGCCATAGCATCTGCCTCCAAAGTTCCTAAAATCTTCTCCTTAAATCCTCCACTATCCCCGCTTTCTTTGGTTATAATAACATCGCAATTGTAATCTAATATAAGATATTTATTCAATTCCTTTGAAAAAACACCCTGCATGGCAACGATATTTTGAGGAGGTAGAAGTTCTAATGCCTTATTTATGGAAGTGGGAAGGATTCTTGCTACTACCCTATCTCTTCCCACAATATCAACAACAATCTTTAAATTCTTAATTCCTGCCATGTGGAATATCTTTTTATCACTTATCCCCAATGCCTTCTTAGACGCCTCCTCAAAGTCCTTTACATAAATTATGTTTGGATGTTTAAATTTTTCTAAAGGTCTCTCATATCTTATATATTTAATATTTAGTTCTTTTGCCACTTCTATGGCATTTTTACTTGCCATTACTGCAAAAGGATGTGTAGCATCAATCAATAAATCAACAGAATAATCTAAAATAACATTTTTCAATGCATCTTTATCGAGGGGCTTTGATATAACAACATCAGCATATTTCTTTGCAATATCTCCACCAAAATCTGTTGTTGTTGTAGTAATTAAAAACAAATCATCAAGTTCCTTTAATTTTTTTGCTATCCTATTTGCATCACTTGTACCGCCCATTATTAGTATCCTCTTCATAATCCCACTTTTAAATATTTTTAGAATATCTTTCTTTTAATTCTGCAAACGACTATACAATAACCATAACAAATATATACTACTTTTGAGTATATAAGGTTATTGCCACTCTTTTATAACCATGATGATACGAG
Above is a genomic segment from Methanotorris formicicus Mc-S-70 containing:
- a CDS encoding cation diffusion facilitator family transporter, yielding MAVVSAILTFAIALLKGVVGYISGSIALMADALHSFSDVLGPIAVYIGLKFAQKDPNERFPYGYYRAETLASLAVSFLIFVTGIETLRESIERITNPTTISHPFAAVLALLISLAVVYYLYKYKEKVGREIHSQALMGEGQHSLVDFYTSIAALIAIISSYFGFTIIEPIVGAIISIAVILLGINLMKTDILMLMDFCDEEVVEEIRKTVLDVKGVEGVHNLKARKAGPFMFCEMHIEVDENLSFKEAHRISDDVVDKIRENIKNIDSITIHIDPIKMKKIRIAVPIESADKDRFKSKINKKFAFSPYFMFVDVSDGKITNSFIKENPAKNLEKKKGIETANFLIDNDVDVVIVKDIGMGSYNALRNKYARVVKTEENTVEEAINEFLECSKNNIDD
- the cobK gene encoding precorrin-6A reductase yields the protein MKRILIMGGTSDANRIAKKLKELDDLFLITTTTTDFGGDIAKKYADVVISKPLDKDALKNVILDYSVDLLIDATHPFAVMASKNAIEVAKELNIKYIRYERPLEKFKHPNIIYVKDFEEASKKALGISDKKIFHMAGIKNLKIVVDIVGRDRVVARILPTSINKALELLPPQNIVAMQGVFSKELNKYLILDYNCDVIITKESGDSGGFKEKILGTLEADAMAVVVERPKIDYPIVFNDTDSLIRYL
- a CDS encoding molybdopterin molybdotransferase MoeA, with the translated sequence MISLKEAEKILGKFHFNKTGYIKIEESYGRVLAEDIRSNIDIPRFDRSDIDGYAVTELLDEYILIDEVFAGDNKNLEIKGNECVSVATGGKVPKNTKYIIPIENTVRVGNKIVVVSFDRIEGISKKGCDVKKGDIVLKKGTLINERNIGVLAGLGIDEVKVYKTPKVGIISTGNELFKMTKDVNSKTIAEVVKKAKCEPIFLGLVRDEFDIIREKIIKASKKCDIIVTSGGVSVGERDFLPKVVDDLGKILFHKIKMRPGMPMLFGKINKKPIFCMPGNVVSCLICSYVFLLPFLMRMTHRTYKRRIIKAKLSEKITSEPDFLYLRPVKLKNGIAYPIFKGSNIITSILDADGLAIIKEHELKKNEGDTVQVWIF
- a CDS encoding formylmethanofuran dehydrogenase subunit B, which encodes MAMKVFRGITCPVCGMACDDIEVWYDEEKQEIIARNVCREGAPKFQEVVSPHRIREPMIKKNGEFIKVSWEEAINKAAEILGNAKRPLLFMGAETSAEAHIVGLHMAEYLGGVADSNSTIUHGPTLMGIQEAGLPGCTAGEVKNRADLIIFWGCNPMHSHPRHMSRYSVFARGYWTERGRKDRKIVVVDPRKTDTAKLADLHVQLKPNTDYELFSALLTILRGKKPHHSVEKITGVPIEVMEEMVEWMKNAKFVKIYGGLGLPASRGGYRNIEIILTLVRELNKYTKCAIGALRGHCNVNGFNQVASYMYGYPYGIDFARGYPRYNPGEFTFADVLREREIDAILVVAADIVAHTPRDCAKYLNEIPMVCIDIAPGPTPYASDVILPGVIDGMECGSTFYRFDGFPIYAKPFTTSPFPFTKSNEDTLRQIFEKVKEIKEGKKN